A region from the Pseudomonas promysalinigenes genome encodes:
- a CDS encoding Lnb N-terminal periplasmic domain-containing protein, which produces MLKRLASLALLACAPVHAMPVVHADRIQQLANTPYWIALGHYETAKLGGWRSYVDDDAFFLAKDGAHHPDQELEATVQALYAPASLGDKHAQCVFPARTRWLREQLDLQGLPQPDCQEFKTWYQSIDPHSAALIFPAAYLNSPSSMFGHTLLRIDQTNTRSDDTTLLSYAINFGAYIEGSDNSILYAWKGLMGGYPGLFALMPYQEKLSEYRSLENRDLWEYQLDLTPEETGRMVEHVWELKQIQFDYFFFDENCSYRLLELLQVARPSLDLTSQFPLTAIPTDTVKAVKQSGLVASEIYRPSRERELLARAEPLDHAEKRQVLAVSADTTQLQSPDFKALPRDRQALVQDAAYRLERYRANGQERDPGQAKRSFELLRAINTNPPPPLQIERPGLPEDGHDSRTWQLGVGTREDRAYAEYGLRMAYHDLNDNAYGFPLGAQIEILQLKVRQYEGNDWQVQRLDLATIRSLTPRNELLKPWSWQVAGGLERVPGKHDDEVLVSHVNGGAGGTWQLADDLLGFALGTVRVEHHNDFAQFIAPATGFNGGLLWRNGLGNMTLEAKGDYFTNGEVRRSISLNQQWEISQNLGLRLSASRQFSHLATAQNEVMLQLKWYHY; this is translated from the coding sequence ATGCTCAAACGCCTCGCTTCCCTCGCGCTGCTAGCCTGCGCGCCTGTTCATGCCATGCCCGTTGTGCACGCCGACCGCATTCAGCAACTGGCCAACACCCCGTATTGGATTGCCCTGGGCCACTATGAAACCGCCAAGCTCGGAGGCTGGCGCAGCTATGTGGACGATGACGCCTTCTTCCTTGCCAAGGACGGTGCTCATCACCCGGACCAGGAGCTGGAAGCCACCGTGCAAGCGCTGTATGCCCCCGCCAGCCTCGGTGACAAGCATGCCCAGTGCGTATTTCCCGCGCGCACCCGCTGGTTGCGTGAACAACTTGACCTGCAAGGCCTGCCGCAGCCCGATTGTCAGGAATTCAAGACGTGGTACCAGTCGATCGACCCGCACAGTGCGGCGCTGATCTTTCCGGCAGCCTACCTGAACAGCCCCTCATCGATGTTCGGCCATACCTTGCTGCGCATCGACCAGACCAACACCCGCAGCGACGACACCACGCTGCTGAGCTACGCGATCAACTTCGGTGCCTATATCGAAGGCAGCGACAACAGCATTCTGTATGCCTGGAAAGGCCTGATGGGCGGTTACCCGGGCCTGTTCGCGCTCATGCCTTACCAAGAGAAGCTCTCTGAATACCGCAGCCTTGAGAACCGCGACCTGTGGGAGTACCAGTTGGACCTGACCCCGGAGGAAACCGGGCGCATGGTCGAGCATGTCTGGGAGCTGAAACAGATCCAGTTCGATTATTTCTTCTTCGACGAAAACTGCTCGTACCGCCTACTGGAGCTGCTGCAAGTGGCCCGTCCGAGCCTGGACCTGACCTCGCAGTTCCCCCTCACTGCCATTCCTACCGACACGGTCAAGGCGGTGAAGCAATCTGGCCTGGTAGCCAGCGAAATTTATCGCCCGTCACGCGAACGTGAATTACTGGCCCGCGCCGAGCCACTGGACCATGCCGAAAAACGTCAGGTATTGGCTGTCAGTGCCGACACCACGCAACTGCAAAGCCCCGACTTCAAAGCCCTGCCCCGCGATCGCCAGGCACTGGTGCAGGATGCCGCCTACCGCTTGGAGCGCTACCGTGCCAATGGGCAGGAGCGAGACCCTGGGCAGGCCAAGCGCAGCTTCGAGCTGCTGCGAGCGATCAACACCAACCCGCCACCGCCCCTGCAGATCGAACGCCCCGGCTTGCCTGAGGACGGCCACGACTCGCGTACCTGGCAATTGGGGGTAGGCACTCGTGAGGATCGCGCCTATGCCGAATATGGCCTGCGCATGGCCTACCACGACCTTAATGACAACGCCTATGGCTTCCCATTGGGTGCACAGATCGAGATTCTGCAACTCAAGGTGCGCCAGTACGAAGGCAACGACTGGCAGGTTCAGCGCCTTGATCTTGCCACCATCCGCTCCCTGACCCCACGCAACGAGCTGCTCAAACCATGGTCCTGGCAGGTGGCAGGTGGCCTGGAACGGGTGCCTGGTAAACATGACGATGAGGTGCTGGTCAGCCATGTGAATGGCGGCGCCGGTGGTACCTGGCAACTGGCCGACGACCTGCTGGGCTTCGCCCTGGGCACGGTGCGGGTGGAGCACCACAACGACTTCGCCCAGTTCATCGCCCCAGCGACAGGGTTCAATGGTGGGCTGCTGTGGCGCAACGGCCTGGGCAACATGACCTTGGAAGCCAAGGGTGATTACTTCACCAATGGCGAAGTCCGGCGCAGCATCAGCCTGAACCAGCAGTGGGAGATCAGCCAGAACCTGGGGCTGAGGTTGAGTGCTTCGCGGCAGTTCAGCCATTTGGCGACGGCGCAGAACGAAGTGATGCTGCAGCTGAAGTGGTATCACTATTGA
- a CDS encoding GreA/GreB family elongation factor translates to MSRAFVNEDQAAAQADQPVERRVSDQPNYVTANGLRQLQQRVSELNALRSELQAQGERADKQRLADTERDLRYFNARVQSAQVVPAATSRSSVQIGSRVRFIDEQDQTHEVQLVGEDEADAGRGMINWGSPLGRALLGAVPGDEVVWRRPLGEQMIEVVEIS, encoded by the coding sequence ATGAGCCGAGCATTCGTCAACGAAGACCAAGCCGCCGCCCAGGCCGACCAGCCTGTGGAACGACGTGTCAGCGACCAGCCCAATTACGTTACCGCCAATGGCTTGCGCCAGCTGCAACAGCGCGTGAGCGAGTTGAATGCATTGCGCAGCGAGCTACAGGCCCAGGGTGAGCGCGCAGACAAGCAGCGCCTGGCCGATACCGAGCGTGACCTTCGTTACTTCAACGCGCGAGTACAGAGTGCGCAGGTAGTGCCGGCGGCCACATCGCGTAGCAGCGTGCAGATTGGCAGCCGGGTAAGGTTCATCGATGAGCAGGACCAGACGCACGAAGTGCAGCTGGTAGGCGAAGACGAAGCCGATGCCGGGCGCGGGATGATCAACTGGGGTTCACCGCTGGGGCGCGCCCTGCTCGGGGCAGTGCCCGGGGATGAGGTGGTATGGCGGCGACCGTTGGGCGAGCAGATGATCGAGGTGGTTGAAATCAGCTGA
- the gdhA gene encoding NADP-specific glutamate dehydrogenase: MIESVDSFLARLQQRDPGQPEFHQAVEEVLRTLWPFLEANPRYLQSGILERMVEPERAVLFRVSWVDDQGKVQVNRGYRIQMSSAIGPYKGGLRFHPSVNLSVLKFLAFEQVFKNSLTSLPMGGGKGGSDFDPKGKSDAEVMRFCQAFMSELYRHIGADCDVPAGDIGVGAREIGFMFGQYKRLANQFTSVLTGKGMTYGGSLIRPEATGYGCVYFAEEMLKRQGLRVDGRRVAISGSGNVAQYAARKVMDLGGKVISLSDSEGTLYAEGGLTEAQWEAVMQLKNVARGRISELAEAFGLEFRKGQTPWSLPCDIALPCATQNELDLEDARTLLRNGCICVAEGANMPTTLAAVDLFIDAGILYAPGKASNAGGVAVSGLEMSQNAMRLLWTAGEVDSKLHNIMQSIHHACVHYGEEADGKVNYVKGANIAGFVKVADAMLAQGVV, encoded by the coding sequence ATGATCGAATCCGTCGACAGTTTCCTCGCACGCCTTCAACAGCGCGACCCAGGCCAGCCCGAATTCCATCAGGCAGTGGAAGAAGTGCTGCGCACACTATGGCCGTTTCTGGAGGCTAACCCTCGCTACCTGCAGTCGGGCATCCTCGAACGCATGGTCGAGCCTGAGCGCGCTGTTCTGTTCCGGGTGTCGTGGGTCGATGACCAGGGCAAGGTCCAGGTCAACCGTGGCTATCGCATCCAGATGAGCAGCGCCATTGGGCCGTACAAAGGTGGCCTGCGTTTCCACCCGTCGGTGAACCTGAGCGTGCTCAAGTTCCTGGCCTTCGAACAGGTATTCAAGAATTCCCTCACCTCGCTGCCGATGGGCGGCGGTAAGGGAGGCTCGGACTTCGACCCCAAAGGCAAGAGCGACGCTGAAGTGATGCGCTTCTGCCAAGCCTTCATGAGCGAGCTGTACCGCCACATTGGCGCCGATTGCGATGTGCCGGCCGGGGATATTGGCGTTGGCGCCCGCGAAATCGGCTTCATGTTCGGCCAGTACAAGCGCCTGGCCAACCAGTTCACCTCGGTGCTGACCGGCAAAGGCATGACCTATGGCGGTAGCCTGATCCGCCCTGAAGCCACAGGCTATGGCTGTGTGTACTTCGCCGAAGAAATGCTCAAGCGCCAGGGCCTGCGTGTCGATGGTCGTCGCGTGGCGATTTCCGGGTCGGGCAATGTTGCCCAATACGCTGCGCGCAAGGTCATGGACTTGGGCGGCAAGGTGATTTCGCTGTCCGACTCCGAGGGTACGCTGTACGCCGAAGGCGGCCTGACCGAAGCCCAATGGGAAGCGGTGATGCAGCTCAAGAACGTCGCACGCGGGCGCATCAGCGAGCTTGCCGAGGCCTTTGGCCTGGAGTTCCGCAAGGGCCAGACGCCCTGGAGCCTGCCATGCGACATCGCGCTGCCGTGTGCCACGCAGAACGAGCTGGATCTCGAAGACGCTCGCACGTTGCTACGCAACGGCTGCATCTGCGTAGCCGAGGGCGCCAACATGCCTACCACGCTGGCAGCGGTAGATTTGTTCATCGATGCCGGCATCCTTTATGCCCCAGGCAAAGCGTCCAACGCCGGTGGGGTGGCCGTATCGGGCCTTGAGATGTCGCAGAACGCCATGCGCCTGCTGTGGACGGCCGGTGAAGTGGACAGCAAGCTACACAACATCATGCAGTCGATTCACCATGCCTGCGTCCATTACGGTGAAGAGGCCGACGGCAAGGTCAACTACGTCAAAGGTGCCAACATTGCAGGTTTCGTGAAAGTCGCCGATGCCATGCTGGCCCAGGGCGTGGTCTGA
- a CDS encoding Lon protease family protein: MPDPVAARLRLAPEALTRRFSPEQFAFTNTDDLEPFRGVLGQERAVEALQFGVAMPRPGYNVYVMGEPGTGRFSFVKRYLKAEGKRQQTPSDWLYVNHFDDTREPRALELPSGSAAEFISDMNGLIDNLLATFPAVFEHPSYQQKKGAIDRAFNQRYDRALDVIERASLEKDVALYRDASNVAFTPMADGKALDEAEFAQLPEDVREQFHEDIALLEEQLNEELASLPQWKRESNNQLRQLNEETITLALQPLLAPLSEKYAENAAVCAYLQSMQLNLLRTVVEQLVEDSKTDAVARKLLEEQYAPSLVVGHHADGGAPVVFEPHPTYDNLFGRIEYSTDQGALYTSYRQLRPGALHRANGGFLILEAEKMLGEPFVWDALKRALQSRKLKMESPLGELGRVATVSLTPQMIPLNIKLVIIGSRQLYYALQDHDPDFQEMFRVLVDFDEDMPMVDENLEQFAQLLRTRTNEEGMAPLTSDAVARLATYSARLAENQSRLSARIGDLFQLVSEADFIRQLASDEMTDAGHIERALKAKATRTGRVSQRVLDDMLAGIILIDTEGAAIGKCNGLTVLEVGDSAFGMPARISATVYPGGSGIVDIEREVNLGQPIHSKGVMILTGYLGSRYAQEFPLAISASIALEQSYGYVDGDSASLGEACTLISALSRTPLKQCFAITGSINQFGEVQAVGGVNEKIEGFFRLCEARGLTGEQGVIIPRANVATLMLDERVLQAVENGMFHVYAVSQADEALSLLVGEEAGVLDDKGQFTEGSVNARVVERLREIAEMIGEEEIERAEKERLEEVIAQAKPA, from the coding sequence ATGCCCGATCCTGTCGCTGCGCGCCTGCGTCTTGCGCCTGAAGCCCTGACCCGGCGTTTCTCACCCGAGCAGTTTGCCTTTACCAATACCGACGATCTGGAACCGTTTCGCGGAGTCCTGGGCCAAGAACGTGCTGTCGAGGCCCTGCAGTTCGGCGTGGCAATGCCGCGCCCTGGTTATAACGTGTATGTGATGGGCGAGCCCGGGACGGGCCGCTTCTCATTCGTCAAGCGCTACCTCAAGGCCGAAGGCAAGCGCCAGCAAACCCCCAGCGACTGGCTTTACGTCAACCATTTCGATGACACCCGCGAGCCCCGTGCACTGGAGTTGCCTTCGGGCAGCGCGGCCGAGTTCATCAGCGACATGAACGGCTTGATCGATAACCTGCTGGCAACCTTCCCGGCGGTGTTCGAGCACCCTTCCTACCAGCAAAAGAAAGGCGCCATCGACCGCGCCTTCAATCAGCGCTACGACCGCGCGCTGGATGTGATCGAGCGTGCCTCGCTGGAAAAGGACGTGGCCCTGTACCGCGATGCCAGCAATGTCGCCTTCACCCCGATGGCCGATGGCAAGGCGCTGGACGAGGCCGAATTCGCCCAGTTGCCAGAAGACGTTCGCGAGCAGTTTCATGAGGACATTGCCTTGCTGGAGGAGCAGCTCAACGAGGAGCTTGCCAGCCTGCCGCAATGGAAACGTGAGTCGAACAACCAGCTTCGTCAGCTCAACGAAGAAACCATCACCCTGGCGCTGCAACCGCTGCTGGCGCCATTGTCGGAAAAATACGCCGAAAATGCGGCTGTCTGCGCCTACTTGCAGTCCATGCAGCTGAATCTGCTGCGTACCGTGGTCGAGCAGCTGGTTGAGGACAGCAAGACCGACGCGGTTGCGCGCAAGCTGCTCGAAGAGCAGTACGCGCCAAGCCTGGTGGTTGGCCACCACGCCGACGGGGGTGCGCCAGTGGTGTTCGAGCCGCACCCAACCTACGACAACCTGTTCGGCCGCATCGAATACAGCACCGACCAAGGCGCGCTTTATACTTCCTATCGGCAGTTGCGCCCCGGCGCGCTGCACCGCGCAAACGGCGGTTTCCTGATTCTGGAAGCGGAAAAGATGCTCGGCGAGCCGTTCGTCTGGGACGCGCTCAAGCGCGCCTTGCAGTCGCGCAAGCTGAAAATGGAGTCGCCGCTGGGTGAGCTGGGCCGTGTCGCGACAGTCAGCCTGACCCCGCAGATGATTCCTCTGAACATCAAGCTGGTGATCATCGGCTCGCGCCAGTTGTACTACGCGCTGCAGGACCACGACCCGGACTTCCAGGAGATGTTCCGCGTACTGGTCGACTTCGACGAAGACATGCCGATGGTCGACGAGAACCTCGAGCAGTTCGCTCAGCTGCTGCGCACCCGTACCAACGAAGAGGGCATGGCACCGCTGACCAGTGATGCGGTGGCGCGCCTTGCCACCTACAGCGCCCGCCTGGCAGAAAACCAATCGCGCCTGTCGGCGCGTATTGGCGACCTGTTCCAGTTGGTCAGCGAAGCTGATTTCATCCGTCAGTTGGCCAGCGACGAGATGACCGACGCCGGCCACATCGAGCGTGCACTCAAGGCCAAGGCCACCCGTACCGGGCGGGTATCGCAACGGGTGCTCGACGACATGCTGGCCGGCATCATCCTGATCGATACCGAAGGCGCGGCCATCGGCAAGTGCAATGGCTTGACCGTGCTTGAAGTCGGCGACTCGGCCTTCGGCATGCCGGCGCGTATCTCTGCCACGGTCTACCCCGGTGGCAGCGGCATCGTCGACATCGAGCGCGAGGTCAACCTTGGCCAGCCGATTCACTCCAAGGGTGTGATGATCCTTACCGGTTACCTGGGCAGCCGTTATGCCCAGGAATTCCCTCTGGCGATTTCCGCCAGCATCGCCCTGGAGCAGTCCTACGGCTACGTCGATGGCGACAGTGCTTCGCTGGGTGAAGCGTGCACGCTGATCTCGGCCTTGTCGCGCACGCCGCTCAAACAATGCTTTGCCATCACCGGCTCGATCAACCAGTTCGGCGAAGTGCAGGCGGTGGGTGGGGTCAACGAGAAGATTGAGGGCTTCTTCCGTCTTTGCGAGGCCCGTGGCCTGACCGGCGAGCAAGGGGTAATCATCCCGCGCGCCAACGTCGCTACCCTGATGCTCGACGAACGCGTGCTGCAGGCGGTGGAAAACGGCATGTTCCACGTCTATGCCGTGAGCCAGGCTGACGAAGCCCTGAGCCTGCTGGTGGGCGAGGAGGCCGGGGTTCTCGATGACAAGGGCCAGTTCACCGAGGGCAGCGTGAATGCCAGGGTTGTCGAGCGCCTGCGGGAGATTGCCGAGATGATCGGTGAGGAGGAAATCGAGCGTGCAGAGAAAGAGCGCTTGGAAGAGGTAATCGCTCAAGCCAAACCGGCTTGA
- the ettA gene encoding energy-dependent translational throttle protein EttA, translated as MAQYVYTMHRLSKVVPPKREILKNISLSFFPGAKIGVLGLNGAGKSTLLRIMAGVDKEFDGEARPMPDINVGYLPQEPQLDPNKTVREVVEEAVSVIKDAQARLDEVYAAYAEPDADFDKLAAEQAKLEAILQAADGHNLERQLDVAADALRLPAWDARIEHLSGGEKRRVALCRLLLSAPDMLLLDEPTNHLDADSVAWLERFLHDFPGTVVAITHDRYFLDNVAGWILELDRGAGIPYEGNYSGWLEAKSERLAQESKQQSAHEKAMKEELEWVRKGAKARQSKSKARLQRFEEMQSQEFQKRSETNEIYIPAGPRLGDKVIEFKNVTKGYGDRVLIDNLSFAMPKGAIVGVIGGNGAGKSTLFRMLMGKEQPDSGSIEIGETVQLACVDQSREDLDGAKTVFQQISDGSDQIRIGNYEIPSRTYVGRFNFKGGDQQKFVKDLSGGERGRLHLALTLKEGGNVLLLDEPSNDLDVETLRSLEEALLDFPGAAIVISHDRWFLDRVATHILAYEDDSNVVFFEGNYTEYEADRKKRLGDAAAQPHRVRHKKLAQ; from the coding sequence TTGGCTCAATACGTCTACACCATGCATCGGCTGAGCAAAGTCGTGCCGCCGAAGCGGGAAATTCTCAAGAATATCTCCCTGTCGTTCTTCCCAGGCGCCAAGATTGGCGTACTCGGCCTGAACGGTGCCGGTAAATCGACCCTGCTGCGGATCATGGCTGGCGTCGATAAGGAATTCGACGGCGAAGCCCGTCCGATGCCCGACATCAACGTAGGTTACCTGCCGCAGGAACCGCAACTGGACCCTAACAAGACCGTGCGTGAAGTGGTCGAGGAAGCGGTCAGTGTGATCAAGGACGCCCAGGCTCGCCTGGACGAAGTCTACGCGGCTTACGCCGAGCCAGATGCCGACTTCGACAAGCTGGCCGCCGAACAGGCCAAGCTCGAAGCCATCCTGCAGGCTGCCGATGGCCACAACCTTGAGCGTCAGCTGGACGTTGCCGCCGACGCCCTGCGCCTGCCTGCCTGGGATGCCCGCATCGAGCACTTGTCCGGTGGTGAGAAGCGCCGCGTGGCCCTGTGCCGCTTGCTGCTGTCGGCCCCTGACATGCTGCTGCTGGACGAGCCGACCAACCACCTGGACGCCGACTCGGTAGCCTGGCTCGAGCGCTTCTTGCATGACTTCCCCGGCACCGTGGTTGCCATCACCCACGACCGTTACTTCCTCGACAACGTCGCCGGCTGGATCCTCGAGCTGGACCGCGGCGCTGGTATCCCGTACGAAGGCAACTACTCGGGCTGGCTGGAAGCCAAGTCGGAGCGTCTGGCGCAGGAGTCCAAGCAGCAGAGTGCCCACGAGAAGGCGATGAAAGAGGAACTGGAGTGGGTGCGTAAAGGCGCCAAGGCTCGTCAGTCCAAATCCAAGGCTCGCCTGCAGCGCTTTGAAGAAATGCAGTCGCAGGAATTCCAGAAGCGCAGCGAAACCAACGAGATCTACATCCCGGCCGGCCCGCGCCTGGGTGACAAGGTCATCGAATTCAAGAACGTTACCAAGGGCTACGGCGATCGCGTGTTGATCGACAACCTGTCTTTCGCCATGCCAAAAGGCGCTATCGTCGGCGTTATTGGTGGTAACGGTGCAGGTAAGTCCACTTTGTTCCGTATGCTGATGGGCAAAGAGCAGCCAGACTCTGGCAGCATCGAGATCGGCGAAACCGTGCAGCTGGCCTGTGTGGACCAGAGCCGTGAAGACCTCGATGGCGCCAAGACCGTGTTCCAGCAGATCTCTGACGGCTCCGACCAGATCCGCATCGGTAACTACGAGATTCCATCGCGCACCTACGTTGGCCGCTTCAACTTCAAAGGCGGCGACCAGCAGAAGTTCGTCAAGGACCTGTCCGGTGGTGAGCGTGGCCGCCTGCACTTGGCTTTGACCCTGAAGGAGGGCGGCAACGTCCTGCTGCTCGACGAACCTTCCAACGACCTTGACGTTGAGACGCTTCGCTCGCTGGAAGAAGCCCTGTTGGACTTCCCGGGGGCTGCCATTGTGATTTCCCACGACCGTTGGTTCCTGGACCGTGTGGCCACTCACATCCTGGCGTACGAAGACGATTCGAACGTGGTGTTCTTCGAAGGTAACTACACCGAATACGAAGCCGACCGTAAGAAGCGTTTGGGTGACGCTGCTGCCCAGCCTCACCGTGTGCGGCACAAGAAGCTGGCCCAGTAA
- a CDS encoding DUF3015 domain-containing protein: protein MKRILLGTLFTVVSLNALAEAPGGPNCGWGNMLFEGQRGTPAHFLASTTNGTSGNATFGMTSGTNGCSTKASLTYGGKSWFAMNGMMNELSEDMAMGQGEALTTYAVVLGVAPEDRGYFASVTHQHFNQIFSSADATAETVHTNTLAVLKNDPRLAKYATEA from the coding sequence ATGAAACGGATTCTTCTGGGTACTCTGTTCACCGTGGTTTCGCTCAACGCCCTCGCTGAAGCGCCGGGCGGCCCGAACTGCGGCTGGGGCAACATGCTGTTCGAAGGCCAGCGCGGTACGCCGGCCCACTTCCTGGCTTCGACCACCAACGGCACCTCCGGTAACGCCACCTTCGGCATGACCTCCGGTACCAACGGCTGCTCGACCAAGGCTTCGCTGACCTACGGCGGCAAGTCCTGGTTCGCCATGAATGGCATGATGAACGAACTGTCCGAAGACATGGCCATGGGCCAGGGCGAAGCCCTGACCACCTATGCCGTGGTTCTGGGCGTCGCTCCTGAAGATCGCGGCTACTTCGCCTCGGTCACCCACCAGCACTTCAACCAGATCTTCAGCAGCGCCGATGCAACCGCTGAAACCGTGCACACCAACACCCTGGCCGTTCTGAAGAACGACCCACGTCTGGCCAAGTACGCTACCGAGGCCTGA